Genomic segment of Dasypus novemcinctus isolate mDasNov1 chromosome 4, mDasNov1.1.hap2, whole genome shotgun sequence:
ATTTTGTTATACCTGGTTTATGGCTTCCCTAAAATCAAGATGCTCTACATACCTTTAATGAGTTGGATTTTAATGCTTTCTTTCAACaattttttcaaattataaatatttgtgtaacTAAAATTGATGTGAAGACAATAACAAGTAGTTTACTCATGGTTTTATATCTATGGGACATTTACTAACCAGAAAAGAAGAGCTTTAAGTTATACAGTTTATAAGTTAGTCAATTGCTTGGAACTGAGAACAAATATTCTTAGAGGAAAGATTTTTTATAAATGGTGACTAAGTTCCAAGGTCAACTTATTGGGAATGTCAAGAATATAATCCCTCCACTGTTCTCTCACAAAAATAAGGGAACTTCCCTACCTAGGGGTCATAGTGTAGCTGGGTTATTTGCTGAGGCAGGACAGGAGTGAGGATGGGATGGCTAAGGCATGGAAACAGATTGGATTTTATCAGCCCTCCATTTCTGCCAATCATCAGCAATAGGGAATAATCAGGGAATTAACTATATGAAGTGCGGAGGAAGAGAAAACCAGTGAAGTCTCACAGAAGGGTTCCCACATGATGAAAGGGGACAGAGCATTAGGGTTGGAAGAAAGGTGTTGTCATGGATAGGtaataaagtgtgtgtgtgggggaatgAGTTCTGAGGAAAAGGCATCAGATTCTGATAGAGCTTGCATCATTGAGGAGGAAGTGAAGGGAATTAGAAAATGATAGAAAGCTCCTCCAGTATAAAAGATTATAGTaggaaaaaaacttttaaagcTGTTTGTCTTAAAATCAATGTGGAACTAGATGACTGCTTTCATAGATGCAATGTAGAATGACAATAGAATATTTTTTGACAATTCTTAGAGAAGATTTTGATGAAGATTTCCTCAAGATATTGGCAAAATTACTAAAGTAAATCCAgtcacatttcctttttcttcagaGAAATACACAGGTGTTAATGAAATGCTTTACTACTTGTTTGGAAGAAATTACTTCTGTAGGAACTTAGTCATGATTTCTTGTACCACCCAACTTTTGCTATTCACCTTAATCAATTCAGAGATAGTCcagacatattttaaaatttcaacataCCGGTTTTTTGGAGACTCTGACTTCAACCTCAGGGGCCAGTGAAAATAAAGCCTTAATTAGGGAAGATTTTCCAACATTACTTCTCCCTATAAAACATAccttaaacaagaaaaaagaagataccCGAGTACTAATttatacatattatttattttatgttgtaTTAACTGCAAGACTCTGTCAAACTATTTGTAGGCTTGCCTGCCCAAGTTGAAAGTGACTTAATGCTTAGTCAAACTTCAAATTATAACTTACAGTTAATGTTTATTGATTTATTaatgccaggtactgttctaagcaGTCTCCATTggttttaatttgattttatttatttattccccccctaccgcattgtttgtgcttgctattagctctctgtgtctgctcatcttcttttaaggaggcactaggaactgaacccaggacctcccatgtgggagggaggctttcttgagccacatctgctccctgcttgttttgtctcaTTGCATTTCCTCGCTGTGTTTCCTCACTGCATCAGCTGGCTGTGCCAGCCCATTACGTCAGCTTggtgttttgctcatcttctttaggaggcacctgggacaTTCCGCGTGGTGGGCAGAAGCCCAACaccttgagctacatccacttccccatatattttcttatttacctTTTACAATATCtctgtgaggtaggtactattattatccccattttgcatgGGAGAAAACAGAAGCCAAAAGAGATAAAATAACTGGCTCAAAGTTATAAAGCTAAAAAGTGAAGGAATTGGGATTTGAACTTAACTTAGGGCATCTTTATCTAGAACCTGTGCTTTAAATACAATATGCTATTCAAGAATAACTgcaacatttattaagcattctACATTTACAAAGCCTTTTGAAATAAACAAGTACATTTCAACATAACTGGTTCTAAAATACAACTACGTTTGGAATCCCATTTTTCCACCAACTCCCAGAGTACACTGACACCAATGCAATTAAGAGGTTATTCCTTTCCCTTAACCTCTCTTGTCCGAATGAAGATTTTTGTATTTATCCTCTGTAGTGTGGAAAGCAATGAAATATTATTGATAGTTATCATTAATATacatagctcttctttttaacaCTGATATTGAAGAGGGGACTACCAACCAATGGTTCTGCATGAGAGCAGTACTGCCCACCCCCACAACCCCCTCTGGGAATTTGTGAGGGAATTTTTGGTTATTAAAACCATTGAGGGAAGGGGATatagctcaagcaactgagctcccacctaccacataggaggtcatggttcctggtgcctcctaaagaaaacgaatGAGACAGTGAGCTGATTCAaggggctggcacagtgagctgatgcaaaaagatgacacaatgagaaaacacaatgagagacacaacaaaacaaggaatggaggtggctcaagggattaggcacctccctcccacatcggagttcctgggttcagttcccagtgcctcctttagacaagagacacagcaagtccaaaaaaggagggagtggggagaaataaataaataaaacaaatcttaaaacaaagcaaaaccccACTGGGGACCAGGGATGTTATATATTGTGCAGAACCGGGTCAGGACTTCTAACTAAATAACTTATGTACTCCCTGAGTTCTGTTTACACAATTTATTATATCAGTTCTAAATGTATTTAGAAGAAAAGTTTCAGTGCAGTGATGCAGTTACTGTAGTTACGGCTACAGTGATGTAGCAGTAGAGATCTGAGCCTTCTTTTAGCAGACTAATGAACACATTAATAaaagctgtttaaaaatatttcatattactGCCATCTCTATTGTAATCATTATTTTGCCTATGATAGGGTATTTAGATTGCgtgaaaattatatattaataaggaTGATGCCATTTGTGAAATTATTATGCTTTCTCACATTTGTCACTTTGTCACAAAGGAATAGGTTGATTCGACATGTTTTCCCTATTGCAAAAGGATAATAAAAGGACAGAGTTAATCCTTTTACGCTTTAAAACCTTCTACAGTCTATATTCGTTACCCAGGCAATTAGAGGTATATACGCTTATTTAGTTAAAATAACTATATTTGTCAAAACAAAGTTAGAAAATTAAGTAACACGAAGCTTGAAAATATCTCTCCCTGTGGTAACAAAATATGGGTGATAGCAAAATCCCCGTCCAAGCAGGCACCACCGATGGGGTGGTGGAGCTCTAACACCCTCTGCGCACGTGAACCCTCGCAACTCTCACCTCCGGGCGGGAAAGGTTCGGAGCGTGATCGAGGCGGACAGCCGAGCTGAGGTACTCGATGCGGTGCTGGGCGGTGGACGTGAAGAAGCCATCGGCTCTCTCTATGTCCTCCAGGCTCGGGTCGAAGATCCTCAGGTGAAGGTCGGGCCTCGAGTCCGGGTGGAGGTGCCGCTCGAGCTCCTGTAGTGGGAACACTAGCTTCGTTAGCTGCCTCTTCGGCAGCCGTAGCACTTCAGCGAAGGCCTGGGACGTGCTGTGAGATCGGCGTGAGCGCCCCATCACCGTCCGTATCTCAGGGGACCTGATTATTCCAAGCCTTAACCGTGATATTGCCATTTTCTTCTCCCAAAAACCTCCGGAATGGCACCTCTTACTAGAAACTGGGCTGCGCGTGCGTAAACCCGCTCCCGCTATGCCTGCTGGGAATTGTAGTCTCCAGTGGCCTCTCTCGTTTCCTGGCTAAGTTCTTGTCATAGGGTGCGTGGGGGTGGGGTGCTGCTGGGTTCCTTTAACACCCTGGCCCTGAGACCTGTGCCTTTGACTTATCCGTCGTTCTAGGGAGGATGTTTAACGGTTTTCGGAGGCAAAAGGACACATCTTGCTGTGTGGCCCTTCAGAGTTTAGGGAAGGCATAAAACTGTGAAGGTCTTGGGGTTCCAGGCCTGTTTTGTCTTCACAATTTCTGGACGTCTAATGATCGGTGACATGTGTCATAAGCAAACATCACTAGGAAAAGCACTTTtgcaaaaaaaagtaaaggactGGTGAGAAATGTTTTTGAAACTGGCTCATTTTCAGGGAGAAACTTCATATTTCAGCCTTCTCTATAGTTAGagacttttaaacttttaatatttcttatgaaataaaaaagttttgCACAAGTGATAAAAAATTGTTTCATAGAAGTTTCATAATAGCATCTTCTTTCAAAAATTtcttaaagcaatttttaaaaaatttaaactgaTTAATGGTAGAATGGAAGATACAGGTATCATaaggaaagaattaaagaatACTGTGTAAGATCATAGGTCTTCTAAAGCATCAGCAGCAAACAGCAGAGGAATGTTAATTCATGGCCTCTTGAATGATTCCATAGggtttttaaaaactaatcaGTACGATTACTAATGTGATACAAAAATCAGTGAGCAGGACTGAGGACTTTGAGCCTGACCTACTGCTGGCCAgctaatttttttctattgatcTTTGAGGCCCTGATTCTCTCTCCCAGCCTCACTCCCAAGTAGTAAAATGCTTTACTGTATACATCCAGAACTTTTGGACAGTGTATGCTTTGTATATATTCTATCCTTATAGTGACCTacaagatttaaattttttttttttaaagaagctttagagtacataagtgattcatcaaaaaatataggggattcccatatactccactgtctctccctcccccacttttccttattactaatatctttcattagtgtggtacatttgttacaattgaggaacacatattgaagcagagctactaactatagtttacattatggtttacctgtTGCACTACACAatgttataggttttgacaaaatgtttaatggtctGTATCGGTCATAAAGGACAATTCTgatgttcccaaaatgccccatgttacacctgttatttcctctccctgcactcagaaCCTCAGTTGATGAGTGCTTTTATATcagtattacaagttcttccattacaagaACAGTAAGTCTACATAGACCATATTTGCATTCCCTcctttgtttgttcattcttcagtcttgaggattttgggatggtgatgcctactgtGCTTccaaatgagagggggcttagatctcatggggcagatgtgtctatttctcttttttctcctcttcttgtttttttcctttaggattcactgggatttgatcctgaggacctctgatgtggagagaggttccctgtcacgtgtgccaccccagttcctgatttctgttgcatctctccttgactctccccttcgtctctcttttttttttgcatcactaTCTTGCTGAGCAGacctagctcaccacatgggcacacctttaccaggaggccccagggatcaaacccaggtcctcccatatggtagatagaagcccaattacttgagccacatctacttcccccatggggcaaatggatggaactgtcttgcttgcagttgtagatactcctctgttttttgggatgggcgttgtccatcattatccttttgttagttgtcctaggctAGTCAGTTTGAtaagctggagagtaggtgttgactgcaactctgctgagattcagggctcaaccgacatactatgtgattatttttaatacaggtatattatttcatttattttcccagtCTCCTATTGATCGTCATTTaggttctatatattttttaactttttattttgaaataatttcaaacttacaggacagataagaaataatacaaaatacagaaaactccaacatacaTTTATCCAGATAACTACAATCCAccaactgttaacattttgccacacttGCCTTATCGATCTTTCtatttatccatctatctattttctaaacatttgagaataaGTTGTACATGTCATAACTCCTAAATACTTAATATttccatttcctaagaacaaggctAGTCCTTATGTAACCACCCTAAGTAGAGttctcaagttcaagaaatttagcacTGATACAGGcctacagtctatattccaattttttcatcaGTCCCAATACTGTCCTTTTGGACCTTTTCTCCGTTATTAGATCCAGtacaggatcatgtattgcatttacttgtcattgtttctctctctctctcccttttttctgaATTGTGGAAACATTTATACAGCGTAAACATTCCCATctcaacccctcccaagcataccattccgtgggattaatcacattcatgatTTTGTACTACCCTCATCAGCCAACTGGTtaatcattttggaaaaaataaagctaaattCCTACTATACTTTTTTCATGAAAAGAAATTTCAGATCTGTTAAGTATAAAACAGTGAAACcagaaaacttttagaagaaaaatgcTAATTTGTTCATAATCTTAGAGGAGTTTTCTAAATCCTTcaggaatgggattaagacccatccttattGAGCTGGGCCACAGTTTAGCTGAAGTAACCTCAACAAAAAGGTCCCATTACAAGAgttcacacaggaatggattaagtttaagaagatgtttttctggggtacatagctccaaaccaccacagggaGTTTAAATGCATAATGCttgtaggatttctgtttggggtaatggaaaaattctggtaatggatggtggtgagcaAATTAATCTactttttcttctaatagtttccTGGTTTCacttttttatgtttaaatatttaatacatcTGAAATTTATTTAGTGGAAAGAGTATGGTAGgcaattttttcctaaatattgagTTGTCTCAACAATATTGAATAATCCATCTTTTCTTCACTGATTGTTAATACTACCTATATAATATATCAAATTTCTATGTGTAAGTAGGTTTAATTCCAGAGGACTCCTAACtttgaaaatactttcaaatatgccatttcatttccaaaccttgaggcccagggtttggaaATAAACCAGAGCACAAACAACTTTTGCCAATTCTTACAGGGGTTTTGGAGGTATTTGGGGATTAAAGGATATCACAGCACTCATTTTGTAATCCTACATAATTCTGAATCCAGAATCATTTGACAGAAGAGGTTTTGCAAAACAAATAATCTTCCAAAGGTGGAGAGTCAAACAGATAATCCATTGGAAATAAATATGACTAGGAAAACCACTACTTTATCtaatcactttatttatttatccccctacctcccttgtggcttgttttgctgtctgctctctgtgtccatttgctgtgtgctcttctgcattttttttttttttttttgcttgtctccctttttgttgcatcaccttgctgagtggcTCTCCACGTGCTTGTGGGCCGGGCAGCACTGCCCAGCACccgggccagtggctctccacagcatgtggctgagcctgcctttacaaggaggccccgggacatgaacccagggcctcccatatggtagacaggagcccaactgatttagCCAGAGCTGTTTCCCtctaatcactttttaaaaatattcatgtaaACAAGATTTAACTTCAAGAAGAGTAAATAATACACTATATTTTCCTTGAGTAAATATGGTCAAACTCTTCTCTAATTTTCCATGTAGGCTGAAGATTAAATATGAGGCATTCATAGCAGTAAGGCATACTAGTGAGAAGGGGGAAAAGCCAGAAACTGGAGGAATTAACTTTGGAGAACCACTGCAATCATAAAGCAGCAATAGGAATCCTAGGAATACAGGGAAATGGCAAAGTCCAGGAAAATCAGGCCAAAATCAGACTGGGTTGAAGGGAATCCAGTCTGGTGGATGGGATGTTGTAATAGGGCATCTGGGTTCTGGCAATACTCTGAATCTGGTTGTTGACAACATCTTGGTTCCGTGTGATGTAGGTCCCTAGCCGCAGCTCTGTATTGGAACTCAGGATCTATCCTCTTGGATAGGCAGGGTGTCAGGGCTGAGAATCAGAATAGGGTTTCAGTCCTAGTGGGGAGAGGGTATACAGGTTAGAAAACCATGCAGATTACACAAACATAACAAGggtatgagatagggcttgattTTATTTAAGAGTATCTTAGCAATCATCCCTGAAGAACCTACCCTTGGTCTAGTTCCACACCACTGAAGTCAAGAAAGTACTTTGCCAAGCTATGTTAGCCTGGGGAGGTTGATAAGTGAGAGCAGTCTTCATGGAGTGTACTGTTCTGTACTCGTCCCGGTATTGTACTGTAGTATATATTATACAACACTAGGATTGATAAGGTACCTCTGGTCTAAATTAAATCAtctattcattcatcaaatatttaatgagcacctaCCTTATGCCTGGAGATacatgagtgagtgaatgaaacACAAAAATTCCTACCCTTGTGTTCTTGTCTCAGAAAATAAGTTTTGTAAAATATAGAGTATGTTTGCTAATGATAAATGCTTAGGAAAAACTAAAGCTGGGTAGGAAGATAGGATGTATTTATGTGTATGTTTGCTGGTGTGTAAGGCAAGAGGTATTGCAATTTTAGAGTGGTCCTCACAGAAAAGGTGACATTTCAGCACAGACTTAATGGAGTTGGAGGACAAGCCATTAGATTTTCTGGAGGAAGCATTCCAGGTGAAATGCAAAGGCTCAGAGGCAGGTGTGTGTATGGCTTGTTTGAAGAATACTGTGGCTGGAATTGAGTAAATAAGGGGGAGAGTGATAATAGATGAAGTCAGACAGGTAAGATTGGGAATATACACATTCCTTACAATCAGTTTTTATTGCTAAATTTTATCTGACCTAAATGTGATAGTTATACTCTGTCATGTTTAGCTTATGAGAATAGAAGGAAGATGGGCATAACAGTGGTGGGGATTTTACCATTGGGACAGGATCATCCCTAAACTTAACACTTATAGGACTTGGACATAAGATGGAATCTTTCTGAACCCAATGGCCAATCATCACTGGAAGATATCACTAAAGGAAATGTTTAGGGAATCCTTCTAAGAAAAGAAGAAGGCAAATATTGTAGGAGTAGATCGTAGACAAAATCAAGGACATCAGAGAGTCAGTAAACACAGCACATACAGAGATTAAACTCTGGTTCTAGGCTAGAAATGGTTGGAAAGTCCTGACAAAAGAAATGTAAGGAATACTTACTTCTAGATGAAGAGAGAGGTAGTGGATTTGTTCTCAGGTCTAATTTAAACAggaccttttcttcatttttacttcttcctttgtaGTTAACACTTATTGAATGCCAGGAGTTGATCTGAGTACCAGAGATATAATATAAGAAAGACCTGGTTACAATCTAATTGGGACCTCAGACTCTTATATTTGGAAGAATTCTtgggggaaaggaaggaggaaaaggtgTTATATGAATGAAAATAACATGGTAGAGAATTCCATATGTAACTTAAATTGTTTGAATTGTGATAATTATTATCTGAAtgaatgttttcatttaaaaatacttttaatcttatttttctcAAGTTTTCTGTGCATCATTTCTAAACTTACATTAGATATCACTTATGAATTGATACAAATTTATGGCACACACATGCAAATTTATATCATTCACATGATCTATGACTTTTCTCCCAATTTCTTAATTAGATATATATTGTAgttcttgaaaaaaattttttgatcaTCATTCAagaaaaaatggagacacagttCCCATGACTGTCTTCTCTGGGAGCTCATCAAATAATTTAGTTATTTTATATCTCATTAATGTATCTTCAGAGAATGTAACTTCAGAGAAGTTTTCTTCTTGGTTTAGATTCTTTTAGCTTTCTTTTAAGGTTGTGCCTGCTCTACTAAGATGTCTCTAACAAGATCTGGAGATTAAATATTAGAAAGTGCTCATGTGTAGGAGGTGAGTTCTTAGAATGATTTGGGTTCTGCGGGAAGAGGAGTATAAAGATTCATTTCCCTTAAGGTTGATTTTCTTCATAGAGAGAAAAACAATTGTTTTAAGAattcttatttttctcccatttataataatatatttgacCTCTTTTCATACTCTTGCCATATTCAActtgtgtttttatatttatgaattcattttttgttgttgttgttgggaaAAAGCATGGATTTTTCTGTTGATCTCACTGATTAATTCATTAAGATTGTAATTCTTATTACCTATTAGTCCAGGTTATTTTGGTGTATGCCTCTAGTTTATATCTTCATTGTGTTATTGCAAGGGAATGGTATGCTCTCTGGCATCTTGAATAGATGAGATGACATTTTGCAGGAAGATATGCTGAGATAAATTCAAATTGTTTGGCTTCTCACAGGTAGATTGTGTCAATGTTCACCAAGGCCAGCACCAAGTTCAGAGATTCATTAGACGGACTGACAGGACTCAGCATATAGTCATACACACGACTATGATTTATTTCTGTGAAAAGATGCAATGAAAAATCAGCAAAGGGAGAAGTCCTATGTGAAGAGAAGTCTGGAGGAGACCAGGCACAAGCTTCCAAGAGTATTTTCCCTGTAGAGTCCCAAAAGACATACTTAATTCAACCTGTAGCAAGGGTGAAATGCTGTCTACCAGGAAAGCTTGGCTGAGTTTAGGagaccagttttttttttccctttattcatttgacaaatatttatttatttatttcaaacagtcccccttcctgcctcttccCATTCTCCTCTTCTCAATAAtaactaatctgctttctatctctactGATATGCTATTTCTAGTTATCTTTTATAAGTGATATATaatttttgtccttatgtgtcttgcttatttcactgagcataatgttttcaagtgtctcccatgttgcagcatgtcttgTAACttatttatggctgaataatacaataTTTTGAAGTTACCTCATTATATGTATCCATTCACTTGTTGATGGATATGGGCTGTTTGCAGATTttaactattgtgaataatgctgtaaaCTTTAGTGTACACATATCTGTTTACAACCCAgttttcactctctttgggtATAAACCTAAAAGTGGGATTGTGAGATCAaatggtaagtctatatttaattttttgaggaatcatcatattgctttccacagtggctacaccatttcacattcccatcaactatggttctaatttctccatatcttccttaacacttttattttctgtttttcaaataatAGCCATCTTTGTGGGTGTTaggttgtatctcattgtggttttaatttgcatttccttaatggctaattatattgaacaccttttcatgcgtttattaactatttttatatcttctttggagaaatgcctatttaagtcgtttactcattttttaaattgggatatttgtctttttgttgtggcatTGTAAAAGTCCTTCATATATTCTGCATGTTAAAcctttatctgatatatggtttgaaactattttctcctattctgtagcttgtcttttcactttcttaataatttcctttgattaaccaatgtttttaattttgatgaaatcaaacttatctattgtttctttgttgcttgtgctcttgGTGTCATGTCTAAGCCTAAGGTTTTTTATAAGGAGTTGGTCATGTAGGCATACAGTGCCTGCATAACTGATCACACTCACTGAAATTCTAGACCCCCAGAGGGAAAGCAGGTATCCTGCATAGACCACATTGTTTGTACACACAATTTAGGCATAGTGAGCCACTCTTACCATTTAGGAAAAGTTTTCTGTCAGTGTTGGGAATTGTTTTCCAGTCAAGTTCACAGATGCCAGTCAAGGGCAAACCTTGCAAGCATGCCTTTTTGAGGATGGTAGTCTCAGTCATCTTATGTTAAAACTCTTTTCTGCATATAAGTTAAAAGGtaaaaactcaaaaataagaaGCTTCTGATCTACACAAATTGTTATATTGTATACATGTAGGGAAGATATATTCCAGGTTTTTCTCTAAATACAAATGATCTCTCGAGATTTCTGAGAAAAGTGGGACAAACTTGTTCTAGTCATTTTAGTAAATATAGAGAACATGGCAAAACTAGAACTCTTCATTTTGAAGGATATTATAATCAAAACTGTGCCCTCGGCTACCTGTAATGAAGTATGGGGCCTCTAGAGAGCAGTGCAATAAACACAAGTAATTGAACTGGTGTGAAGAGCAGATCCTCGGTTGACTATGTGAGCCCCTTGGATATTTAGGTGAAGTTGAGTGTAGGTAGATCCTGGATTGTTCCCTCCAAccttcttacacaattgcctccAGGGTCTGGACAATCagttagacttttaaaaatgattgctCTCTGGAAAGGGGAGTAATGGATACCTCTGGGTAGAGGTACTAGGTGGTTCTGTTGGGCAGGCTCTGATGGGTGGAGGACACATAAGGGAGGGTTTTAGCCCAGACCGCAATTCCAGATGGTCCCCATGCTGTGTTGTACTCTACTGCCTAAAAACTAGTACAACTAGGGTCTAGGCTTCCACTCTTGTCCCTAGATATCCATTATTTGCCAGGATGGATGATTTTATTAAGAGAAttgttaaaaagattaaaaatagaaaagttaaGAGCAGTGggagatagaagaaaaaaatttaatatgaatATCATAGGAATAACTAAAATAGAGGGAAAGagctgtttaaaaattattttttatttaataatcatTGAAAAATTTCCACAATTAAAGATGTTTAAGGCCTTAGTTGAAAGGGCTCATATAACAACATAGATAAGAGAAAACTTACACTTAGACATAGTACATCAACATTTAAGAGCATGAAAGTTTAAGAGCACATACTAAAAGCTTCCAGGGGACAGATGGGGGTCATTTATAGAGCAACAAGAGCCACATTAAATTTTCTGAGTAGCAGCTCTGCATATAAGAAAAGAATAGGAGAGCGGGAGGGAGCGCGGGCGCGGGAGGGAGCGCGGGCGCGGGAGGGAGCGCGGGCGCGGGAGGGAGCGCGGGCGCGGGAGGGAGCGCGGGCGCGGGAGGGAGCGCGGGCGCGGGAGGGAGCGCGGGCGCGGGAGGGAGCGCGGGCGCGGGAGGGAGCGCGGGCGCGGGAGGGAGCGCGGGCACAGGCAGGCGGTAGTGCCCGCCTTTTGGAGCCTGGATTCACGCCTGTCGTCAGGGGCAGCGAGGGGACTCTACTGTTTACTCTGAGACAGGCCGCTAGGAGCAGGGacccccaccctgcagg
This window contains:
- the GTPBP8 gene encoding GTP-binding protein 8: MAISRLRLGIIRSPEIRTVMGRSRRSHSTSQAFAEVLRLPKRQLTKLVFPLQELERHLHPDSRPDLHLRIFDPSLEDIERADGFFTSTAQHRIEYLSSAVRLDHAPNLSRPEVCFIGRSNVGKSSLIKALFSLAPEVEVRVSKKPGHTKKMNFYKVGKYFTLVDMPGYGYRAPEDFVDMVEAYLKDRRNLMRTFLLVDSVVGIQSTDNIAIEMCEEFALPYVMVLTKIDKSSKGHLLKQVLQIQKFVDMQTQGCFPQLFPVSAVTYSGIHLLRCFLANITGNLKIND